The following proteins are co-located in the Atribacteraceae bacterium genome:
- a CDS encoding kinase/pyrophosphorylase, with translation MTPNSNDYLISDDFNIFVISDGTGRTAHTVVEAALAQFELPRVNVLRFNNIKNKEEVFSIFDMVRHQKDIIVYTIVNEELAQSIMAEALSRNILAVDLLGPIVGVLKKLSSRKPRGEPG, from the coding sequence GTGACACCGAATTCAAACGATTATCTGATCAGTGACGACTTCAATATCTTCGTGATTTCCGACGGGACAGGACGCACTGCTCATACAGTTGTGGAGGCAGCCTTGGCCCAGTTCGAACTTCCCCGGGTCAATGTCCTGCGTTTTAACAACATCAAAAACAAGGAAGAAGTCTTCAGTATTTTTGACATGGTACGGCACCAAAAAGATATTATCGTCTATACTATCGTGAACGAGGAATTGGCCCAGTCGATCATGGCCGAAGCTCTGAGCCGCAATATTCTGGCTGTTGACCTCCTTGGTCCGATAGTGGGAGTTCTCAAAAAGCTCAGTTCCCGTAAACCACGCGGTGAACCGGG
- the glyS gene encoding glycine--tRNA ligase subunit beta has product MDDTVQFLLEIGVEELPTSIMRAAFQELQQKMTKSLLENRLTYREIAIMGTPRRMVCLIRDVSGEQTPRVTEIKGPSKTAGVSEAGDFLPPALAFARAQNIDLQDLFVAPAGKGEYVFGRRWEIGRTTWDILITLIPETISSLVFPRSMVWGEGDFRFIRPIRWIMALLGDRVIEFDIAGVTSSRMTRGHRFLSPEPVAIDSVDHYFSVLEEKRVIVNPQIRRKRIEEALDREARSIGGHWLRDEELIEQVNFLVEYPDAVVCRFDEKYLKLPTRVLTTVMKHHQKYFACVDDLGRLIPFFLVVLNRSSRGARLVVRGNERVLRARLEDANFFFSEDRNKSLAERVEDLRGVLFQENLGTLWDKTQRIRGMSRLFASKLCFTDEKTALLDKVSVLAKADLTCEMVKEFPELQGYMGRAYLQLEGQPEELCMALEDQYLPEAGNGRFPETTIGSALSLADKIDTIVSSFSIGRIPTGSEDPGGLRRQAQGIISICLHESWFLSLRELINRNLALLSEQGFTVSSPDLVHSIEEFIVNRLRYFLLDNGYHYSLVNAVLATAGDDIADISRRIKALQEFYSQETDYLAEAVTGFTRANNISRQYASGCPIDKSLFQEPVEKELFADLQSFERVFSQKIMKGDYREAIISFRPVLLRLNRFFEEVLIMCEEQRIRENRLALMQSIVQTWKQFADLSQIVFPEGKK; this is encoded by the coding sequence ATGGACGATACCGTGCAATTCTTACTCGAAATTGGCGTGGAAGAACTGCCCACCAGCATCATGAGAGCCGCATTTCAAGAATTACAGCAGAAAATGACCAAGTCTCTGCTTGAAAACCGCCTCACCTACCGGGAAATAGCCATCATGGGAACACCGCGCCGGATGGTTTGCCTCATCAGGGATGTATCCGGTGAACAAACTCCTCGGGTGACCGAGATCAAGGGACCTTCCAAGACAGCAGGGGTGTCGGAAGCCGGGGATTTTTTACCTCCAGCCCTGGCTTTTGCCCGAGCGCAAAATATCGACCTTCAAGATCTTTTCGTGGCGCCCGCCGGCAAGGGGGAATACGTTTTTGGACGCCGTTGGGAAATTGGTCGGACAACTTGGGATATCCTGATTACCTTGATTCCCGAAACCATCTCTTCACTCGTATTTCCTCGTTCCATGGTTTGGGGTGAGGGAGATTTCCGGTTTATCCGTCCGATACGCTGGATAATGGCTCTATTGGGGGATCGAGTGATTGAATTCGATATCGCGGGAGTTACCTCTTCCCGGATGACCAGGGGTCATCGCTTTCTATCGCCGGAACCTGTGGCCATCGATTCCGTTGATCACTATTTTTCGGTGCTCGAAGAAAAGAGGGTCATCGTCAACCCCCAGATACGCCGAAAACGCATCGAGGAAGCCCTGGATCGAGAGGCCCGATCAATCGGGGGACACTGGCTGAGGGATGAAGAGTTGATCGAACAGGTCAATTTTCTTGTAGAATATCCTGACGCGGTTGTTTGCCGCTTTGACGAAAAATACCTCAAGTTGCCCACCCGGGTTCTGACCACAGTCATGAAGCACCATCAAAAATATTTTGCCTGTGTCGATGACCTTGGACGGCTGATCCCGTTTTTTCTCGTCGTTCTCAACCGTTCCTCCCGGGGCGCCAGGCTGGTTGTTCGGGGAAACGAGCGTGTTTTACGGGCTCGTTTGGAAGACGCCAACTTCTTTTTTAGTGAAGATCGGAATAAATCTTTGGCAGAGCGGGTGGAAGATCTAAGAGGGGTTCTTTTTCAGGAAAATCTGGGAACGCTCTGGGATAAAACTCAACGGATCAGGGGCATGAGCCGTTTGTTTGCTTCGAAACTGTGTTTCACCGATGAGAAAACTGCGCTTTTGGACAAAGTCTCGGTTTTGGCCAAAGCGGATTTGACCTGTGAAATGGTCAAAGAGTTTCCTGAACTTCAGGGATATATGGGCCGTGCCTATCTCCAACTAGAGGGTCAGCCGGAGGAACTGTGTATGGCCCTGGAGGATCAGTATCTACCGGAGGCCGGGAATGGCCGTTTTCCAGAAACGACTATTGGCAGCGCCCTCTCGCTGGCCGACAAAATCGACACGATCGTCTCCAGTTTCTCCATCGGTCGGATTCCCACCGGCTCGGAAGACCCGGGGGGCCTGCGGAGACAGGCACAGGGGATTATCAGTATTTGCCTTCATGAAAGCTGGTTTCTGTCCTTGCGGGAGTTGATCAACCGGAACCTCGCCCTCTTGTCCGAACAGGGATTTACGGTCTCCTCACCGGATTTGGTTCATTCAATCGAGGAGTTTATTGTAAACCGATTACGGTATTTCCTGCTGGACAACGGGTATCATTACTCACTGGTTAATGCCGTTCTCGCTACGGCAGGCGACGATATCGCCGATATTTCACGGCGAATCAAAGCGTTGCAGGAATTTTACTCCCAGGAAACAGATTACCTTGCTGAAGCGGTGACCGGGTTCACCAGGGCGAACAATATCAGCCGTCAATATGCGAGCGGTTGTCCGATCGATAAGTCATTATTCCAGGAACCGGTGGAGAAGGAACTCTTCGCCGACCTTCAGTCCTTCGAGAGGGTTTTTTCTCAGAAGATCATGAAGGGCGACTATCGAGAAGCTATTATCAGCTTCCGCCCGGTACTGCTCCGCTTGAACCGGTTTTTCGAAGAGGTGTTGATCATGTGTGAAGAACAACGGATTCGGGAGAACCGTCTGGCGCTGATGCAGTCCATCGTCCAGACCTGGAAACAGTTTGCCGATCTTTCCCAAATTGTTTTCCCGGAGGGAAAGAAGTGA